Within the Clostridium scatologenes genome, the region GCTACTATAGATGATTTTAAAAATATAGTATTATCCTCTTGGAAACTAGGGGTAAAGGGTGTAGCACTTTATAGGGATTCTTCTAAAGCTGCTCAACCTTTAAACACTACTCTTACTGATAATGTTGATTTAAAGCTTGAAGATTTAACTTATAAGCAGCTCCTTCAAAAAGCTAGAAATTCACAAAAAGGAATAAAGCTTTCAAAACGAGATAAACCTATAGGCATAAGACGTGGTACTACTCATCCTGCTCAAATTGATGACGTTAAAATATATACTACTGTTAACAGGCGTGAAAATGGCGAGATATCAGAAATATATATAACTACAGATAGAGAAGGTACCATAATAACAGGACTTTTAAATTCATTGTCTAAGGCTGTTTCTGTAATGCTTCAATATCATGTACCACCTCAAGACATTGCAAGAATGTTAAGAGGCCAAAAATATGAACCTTATGGTTTTGTACAAAAACATCCTTATATAAAGCATGTATCTTCAATATCTGACTTAATAAGTAAAGTTATCGATATTGAGCTTGGAGATTTTTCAAGATGCCAAGTTAAACCCGAAAATTATGATGAAAATACTTTAAATGTAAATACAGAAACTGCTGTATCTTCATCCAATATTCCAAAAAATAAAATTAAAATAAAAAAAGTCGATGGTGAAAGACTCTACAATGTTACTTGCCCAAATTGCTCTGGCACCAGAATGGTCAGAAATGGTACTTGTATGGTTTGCCTTGATTGTGGCTCTACTACTGGCTGCAGCTAATAGATAAAGTATTTCTATGAATATTCAAATAAAAATAAACTTTAGGTACTCTAAATGAGCACTTAAAGTTTATTTTTTACACTAATATAAACCTAGTTGTGGATAAAATTTTTTAATTATTATTATAATATTGCCTCTATATAATTTAATTTCATATCTATCATTCACGTTCTTTGACAAAAAGTTTTAAATTCTTAGCAAAAAGAAAAAAGCCTACATGGGGGAACATGTGGCTTAATAGGGGATATTATTTAATAATAAGTCTATTATATCAACAAAACTTAATTTGTCCACGATAACATGTTTATTGATAATTTTCGACTCAATTACAAGTAAAATAATAACACTTAAAATATAATTAGTCAATATATTTTTGTAAAAAACTTTATATTTCGACATCATTTTTTAATTTTTATGTACATTTTAGATGTTTTTTAGAAAAAACTTGATGATATTGTATCTCAACACATTTATATTAAGTTTCTATTTATATAGAGACATAATCCTAATTATGGAAAATTACAAATGTATAATTAAATTCATTATAGGAAAATTTACTATTAGCACTAGTTATAATATTAAAAGGAGTGAATAATTTATGAGTGAAACTATACTAGAAAAATCAGAAGGTAGAGTAAGTTATCATGATTCTGTAGAAGAAATGATCAAAAGAATTAGAGAAGATGGAATGTCTAATGCATTTGATAGATATGCACTTCAAGACAAAATTAGGTGCAAATTTTGCCTTGAGGGTTTAAGTTGTCAATTATGTTCAAATGGTCCATGTAGAATAAGTGAGAAAACAGGTCAAACTAAAGGTGTATGTGGAATATCTGCTGATGCAATGGCAATGAGAAATTTTCTTTTAAAAAATATAATGGGCGCAGGTACATATAGTCATCATGCTTATGAAGCTTTTAGAACATTGAAAGCTACAGCAGAAGGAAAAACTCCATTTAAAATTACAGATGTAAATAAACTTAAATGGATGTGTGAAAAAGTAGGTATAAATACAAATCAAGAAATCAATGATATGGCCATAGAATTAGCTGTTCTACTTGAAGATCAACAAATAATTGGTATAGAAGATAAGAACATCATGATTGAAGCTTTTGCACCAAAAAAAAGAAAAGAATTATGGAGGAAACTAGATATATATCCTGGTGGAACAGTTCACGAAGAACAAAATTGTGTAGCTAGTTGTCTTACAAATGTAGATGGAAGCCATGTTTCTTTAGCTATGAAAGCTCTTAGACTCGGTATAGCAACTATATATAATTCTCAAATAGGTCTAGAAATGGTTCAAGACATATTATTTGGAACACCAACCCCACATGAAGTTAATATGGATTTAGGAATTATGGACCCAGAATATGTAAACATAGTATTTAATGGTCATCAACCTTGGCCTGGAGTTGCCACTATATTAAAAGCAAGAACTAAAGAAGTTCAAGAAAAAGCAAAAGCTGCTGGTGCTAAAGGACTTAGAATAGTTGGTTCAATAGAAACAGGGCAAGAATTATTGCAAAGATTTGAAATAGATGATGTATTTGTGGGT harbors:
- the cooS gene encoding anaerobic carbon-monoxide dehydrogenase catalytic subunit, with translation MSETILEKSEGRVSYHDSVEEMIKRIREDGMSNAFDRYALQDKIRCKFCLEGLSCQLCSNGPCRISEKTGQTKGVCGISADAMAMRNFLLKNIMGAGTYSHHAYEAFRTLKATAEGKTPFKITDVNKLKWMCEKVGINTNQEINDMAIELAVLLEDQQIIGIEDKNIMIEAFAPKKRKELWRKLDIYPGGTVHEEQNCVASCLTNVDGSHVSLAMKALRLGIATIYNSQIGLEMVQDILFGTPTPHEVNMDLGIMDPEYVNIVFNGHQPWPGVATILKARTKEVQEKAKAAGAKGLRIVGSIETGQELLQRFEIDDVFVGHMGNWLTIEPLLATGTVDVFAMEENCSPPAIDMYAEKYQVTLVSVSTIIDLPGLDEKIPYDPSKVNAMADRLIELAIQNFKKRKERNIQPMVPKKIQKAIAGFSTEAVLGALGNKLDPLVDVIAAGKIKGVVALANCSTLRNGPQDWVTINLTKELIKKDILVVSGGCGNHALEVAGLCTVEAANELAGEGLKEVCNMLKIPPVLSFGTCTDTGRISMLVTALADHLDVDVSDLPIAVTAPEWMEQKATIDGIFALAYGAYTHLSPTPFMTGAPQLVELLTKKVEDVTGGKIALGDNPVEVANNIEAHIISKRKGLGLS